A part of Podarcis raffonei isolate rPodRaf1 chromosome 12, rPodRaf1.pri, whole genome shotgun sequence genomic DNA contains:
- the LOC128424372 gene encoding phospholipase A and acyltransferase 3-like → MAQSPKPGDQIEIYRIGYQHWAIYVGDGYVVHLTAADEGIGSSPSIPLSANTKKAVVKKEKLSKVAGNDYWMVNNEKDRKYKPRPVCEIISTANEYVGMKIDYNVVMQNCEHFAAILRYGQPYSRQAEVGIWGTFAASVGAVFLGLSLIAVEVIGKRH, encoded by the exons ATGGCTCAG AGCCCAAAGCCTGGAGACCAGATTGAGATTTATCGAATTGGTTACCAACACTGGGCTATCTACGTAGGCGATGGATATGTGGTCCACCTGACTGCTGCAG ATGAGGGTATAGGAAGTTCTCCCTCTATTCCCCTGTCTGCCAACACAAAAAAGGCAGTGGTGAAGAAAGAAAAGCTTTCAAAAGTGGCAGGAAACGACTACTGGATGGTCAACAACGAGAAGGACAGAAAATATAAACCCAGGCCTGTATGCGAAATAATTAGCACTGCAAATGAATATGTTGGGATGAAGATAGACTACAATGTGGTCATGCAGAACTGTGAACATTTTGCTGCCATACTACGATATGGCCAACCATACAGTAGACAG GCGGAAGTTGGTATCTGGGGGACATTCGCTGCTTCGGTAGGAGCTGTGTTCTTGGGTCTAAGCTTGATAGCAGTCGAGGTCATTGGTAAACGCCATTAG